The window AATCATTATCTTTGTGTAACTCCATGTACCTTAATCAGTAGTGTCAGTACATATTAGAACAATGTTTGTACAGTgtttatagtttcaattacttatattTACTGATTTTCATAGTATTACTAACCTTTTCCTGAATTCATTCATAACAGGTATGTCGCTATCTATAAATACTCTCGTATGAGTCCAGTCTGTACCCACAGTAAGCTGACCTGCAGTTTGAATTTTACACAAGTAGGAAAATAGTTTTAATTAGATTAGATGGTTATgtgattttattaattttttattttctttaaaaaaaatacaCAAATAGTGGTGATACGTTGGTATTTCTGTGTGCGACCAAATTGAATGACCAAGATGACACATTGAGTATCTGCAACAGTTTTCATGTATGCCAAAAAGTCTACCATATATTTGGCAAATAGGGTGCATGAGACAATTGAGCCGCTACatcaataaaaaaaaatgtatacgTAATAAATAAATGATAGCAAATATAATGTGTAAAATGGTTCTGCTTTGTAAAAAgtaaaatattattatgataaaatttgTGGGTTACTCTAAATCCTTTAGCTCCAGGTTGATGTATTTAGACTTATCTTCACTGCCACTACCATAGGACTTTGGTTCCCGGTCATAGAAATTCACTCTACCGATCACATCTGTCATGGTTAAaagaaatataattataaatatatattctcaACATAATTTTAGGTCGTATACAGATTACATTTGTAAAGAATATAAGTAAAAATCAGGGTGTTGACAGTACCTGCAGTGTGTTTTTCTGGTAGTTGACAGTTGATTAGTTCCAGAAATGGAATGAATTTGAAACCATTACTTCCAGTCCATTGCGTGGAAGGAACTGGCACAATTGTGGTTTTGTTTATAAAAATGAGTTTGCAATCGTGTGTCCAGTGATTAAGTTTGGACATCTGGTTGTTTAGCTTTAATGTTCCAACATTTTGAACCACATATATATTTTGCTCGTGCAATAGTTCCTCGTATTTTTTCTTATGAGCATTTTTCAGAATAAGACCAATGCGATCACCCTGGAATTTGTGTAATAGGGTAATGTTACAAAGTATTTTCGAAAAAGTAAATAAAGTATACAATTATTATGTGTATGAAACCTGTAAGAATGTAAAAGTGAAATTGATGATATGAGACATTATTAATTTCTTAATAGTTAGAAATAACCTGCTCATCAGATGCTATAACATCAAGAAAAGGCAAGCCCTTGTCAAGATTTTGTCTTGACAATGTTTCAATACTGAGTATCTTCAAACGCGTGGAAACAGATGGACTCCTAGCAGTGATTGCACCTATGCACAGCAATTTCGATTCCATTGATGTCACAAGTTAGTAGTGATTAAAAGGTAATTTTAGTTATTGAAAACTGAATTGAAAAATAGGAGATGTGTTTCTGAGATGAGCAATAGGAAGTTATATAGACGTGTGAATGCAGTTTAATTTGGAGGTTGATATGATGGTATACTACAATTTAGGAAACGGTTCCATGTTTCACGATGAttcaaattttatccaaaaatagGTTATAGAAACATACACGTGGCATACCTATCAATCCGATAATTTGACTTAAATTACAAAAACTGAattgttttttttttctatttttttaaaaaaaattggtaattttgaCATTAAATTACAATATTGTCGTATGAAaggaaaaaacaaaaaaaacaaaaaaactcaGTCACATTTACATTAAGATAATTTTGTATTTAAACAAATAGTAATTTTAGAATGGTTGGTAATTTGACCCGAAATCAACGCAACAGATAATAATTATGAGATCAATTTGAATAATTTAACTTAGAAATTATTAAGTTTTTAAAAATGAGTTGGGATTTTGATCCGATAAAAACGTTCTGAAAATTGATCAACATAATTGAGTGCGGATATATTTCAAGAGATTTTTTTGGGTATTAATTTTATCTtagaattttaaaattaaatttaacattTATACTTATAAAAACATAGATGAATGGATAAAATTAATCTGACGAAAATTCAAAATATGTGGAATGATAATCTAGATAATCATTGAAGAATGGCATACCTGAGATTCAATTTAATTGTTCAATTTCAATTGATGGCATATTAATCGACGCAAGCGTGGAAGAAAGCGTAAATTTGATGGACATATACCATTAGTGAATCAGTCATTATTCAAATCCTGCGTATGAGTGAATTAGGGTTCATGCGTATTTAGGATTAAATGTGAGTACGGAACAGGATAGGACCAATTGTGAAACGTTTGTGAAAAGGATAATTCGTTTGTATACGAAATTGACAGGGTAGTAATTATATATAGATCTGTAATGGAGTAAATATGTAGGTATGAAAAAAAAGGTAAACATGTGAATTGAAGATATGCATCtggtgtttgaatgagagaaggaGAGAAGGAGAGAAGATGAAGACGAATAGGTGTGTGTTTTATGTTTTGGCAAATGTATGGAACacgttttccttttttttttttttcagtattttttttttttttttgccagaattaaaaaaaaacagaaaattgTGAGGTATGCCACGTGTATGATAGGTAGGTGAGGATAGTAGGTAGTGACATGTAGGATTGATAGGCATGCTTTATGTGATGTAGGGGATTAACTATAAAAGCTCATAAATTTTTGATATTCCATCATCAAAAATATTTCCGCCTGATCCAAATTTGCGATAATATGAGCAGCATTTTCAAAACTCTGCATGTCATAAAAAACCCTGTAAAAAGTTTGGTTGGCTATATTGAATCAAGCGTTTCAGTCTTAAAGCACTGCACAAAACAACGTTTGATCACACAAGGACAAGTATTTCACGCCCATTTTTACAAACTGGGCATTTCATCACATAGACACGTGGCAGTGAAATTACTCATCATGTATCTAGATTTTAAAAAATCTTCAGATGTTGATCAGTTACTCAAGGATTATGATGGGTTTGATATGATTGTTCACAATTGTTTGATTACAGCTAATGTTGATACAGGGAATGTAGATTATGCACGCAagttgtttgatgaaatgcctgaaCGAAATGAAGTTTCTTGGACTGCTTTAATTTCTGGGTATTTGAAGTATGGGAGAGTCGATGAATCCATGTCGTTATTTTGGCGAAATCCTTATCATAATGTGATTTCTTGGACAGCTGCAATTAGTGGTTTGTTATCGAATAGAAAACATTCGAAATCAATGGAACTGTTTATTGAAATGTTAAGATTTGGGGTAACACCTAATAATGTTACGTTTGTTTCCGTTGTGAGAACGTGTGCTGAAATGGGTGACTTTGTGTTAGGGACTAGTGTTTTGAGTTTGGTTGTTAGACTTGGGTTTGAGGATGATGTTTCGGTTTGTAATTCGTTGATAACGTTTAGTTTGAGGTTAGACAAAATGGAAATGGCTAGCAGAATATTCGAAGGAATGAAGGAAAAAGACGTGATTTCTTGGACAGCGATTTTGGATATGTACGTTGAAATGGGAGATTTGGATAAAGCTCGAAGCTTTTTTGATGTTATGCCTGAAAAAAATGAAGTATCTTGGAGCGCAATGATCGCACGATACAGCCAAAAAGGTCATGCAGAAGAGGCTATTAAACTTTTTCGACAAATGGTTGAAAGTGGTACTAGTCCGAATTCATCTTGTCTTTCTAGTGTTATTAATGCATTAGCGAACCTTAAGGCGTTGCATTCGGGCGAAAACATCCATGCCCATATCACAAAAATTGGACTTGAAAACGATGTTTTTGTTAGTAGCTCGTTAATTGACTTATACGGTTCATGTGGAAACCTTAAAGATAGTCGTTTAGTGTTTGACACTGTCCAGAATAAGAATGTTGTCTGTTGGAACACAATGATTAGTGTTTATAGCTCGAATGGGCAGTTAGAAGAAGCTAAAGTTTTATTTGATCAGATAACTTCAAAAAGTATCGGTTCCTGGAATTCGATGATTTCTGGTTACTTAAGAAACGAACAATACGATaagatttttgaattttttaatCGCATGTTACTTTCGGGGCAACAGCCTGATGTTTCCACTTTTTCCAGTGTTTTGTGTGCGTCTGCAAACTTAACGTCGTTAGAAAAGGGGAAGAACATACATGGAAAGACGTTAAAACTCGGGTACCAAAACGATGTTTTTGTGGGGACCGCACTTGTTGACATGTATGCAAAATCGGGTGAAATCGAGAGTTCTAAACGCGTTTTTATTAGAATGCGTGAAAAAAACGAGGTTTCTTGGACTGCTATGATCCAAGGGCTAGCTGAAAACGGGTTTGCGAAAGAGAGTCTCGAATTATTTCAAGAAATGGAGAAAACGGGTCGGGTTGAACCGAACGAGCTCATCTTGTTAGCTATATTGTTTGCGTGTTCACATTGCGGTTTAGTTAACAGAGGTCTTGATTACTTTAACTCAATGAAAACGTTGTATAATATAAAACCGAACGAGAGACATTATACGTGTGTGGTTGACATGTTATCTAGAGCGGGTCGGGTGAGTGAAGCTGAAGATTTGATAAAGTCAATGCCATGTGAACCAGAAGTCAACGCGTGGGCCGCGCTTTTAAGTGGATGTAAAACGTACGGTGAAGATGAGATAGCGGAAAGGACGGCGGCAAAGATTCAGGAACTGGCGGCAAAGAAGTCGGGCGGGTATGTTTTATTGTCGAATGTTTACGCGTCGGCTGGAAAATGGCCGGAAGTTATGAAAACTAGAAAATTGATGAAGGAAAAAGGATTGAAGAAAAATGGAGGGTGTAGTTGGATTGAAGTTAGGAATGAGTTGCATTTGTTTTATTCACAAGATGGAACTCATAATGATTTAAATGAGATTTTTGGTGTATTAGAACTATTTAAGTATGATATGTTACCAATAAGCTAATAGCTCAGTTTTACCCGTTGCCTTAGAAGCTATGCTCACCATGTGAAAAAAGCCTTAGTTGAAATTGGCGCAGGTTCAAGTCCCACTCTCGACAAGGATTTACAACCCTTGAAATAGTGGGATGATACTCGCTCCTGCTACATGTAGGGTATTTGATGGAAGTATTTTATAGACATCTGACTCTTACGGGGTGAGTTTAAAAGGAAACAGAGTTTGACGGACAGTGTCCCTGCCTATCTACACCTTTTGTCAAACTATGATATGATGGTCATTACTGAGCATAATATGGGCATTCGTCTACCTTATAATCAACCACTAGCAGCAGCATTAGGCTAGCCAGTTTTGTTCTTCCTTTTTCAATCTGCTTAATTTATTGAGTTGTTTTGTTTGTTCTTTTTGGTATTCATGATTCAACTTGCATCTACAAGTAAATATGTCAATAGAATAGAAATACACTTTCTTTGATTTGTAAGATTGAGTCGAACTGTAATCATAACCTAAATTAACCTTCTTTTGGGTTATGTGTAGAAAATCTATTGTGTAAACATATGTACAAGGGAGGTAATGTGCATA of the Rutidosis leptorrhynchoides isolate AG116_Rl617_1_P2 chromosome 5, CSIRO_AGI_Rlap_v1, whole genome shotgun sequence genome contains:
- the LOC139850234 gene encoding pentatricopeptide repeat-containing protein At2g13600-like, with amino-acid sequence MSSIFKTLHVIKNPVKSLVGYIESSVSVLKHCTKQRLITQGQVFHAHFYKLGISSHRHVAVKLLIMYLDFKKSSDVDQLLKDYDGFDMIVHNCLITANVDTGNVDYARKLFDEMPERNEVSWTALISGYLKYGRVDESMSLFWRNPYHNVISWTAAISGLLSNRKHSKSMELFIEMLRFGVTPNNVTFVSVVRTCAEMGDFVLGTSVLSLVVRLGFEDDVSVCNSLITFSLRLDKMEMASRIFEGMKEKDVISWTAILDMYVEMGDLDKARSFFDVMPEKNEVSWSAMIARYSQKGHAEEAIKLFRQMVESGTSPNSSCLSSVINALANLKALHSGENIHAHITKIGLENDVFVSSSLIDLYGSCGNLKDSRLVFDTVQNKNVVCWNTMISVYSSNGQLEEAKVLFDQITSKSIGSWNSMISGYLRNEQYDKIFEFFNRMLLSGQQPDVSTFSSVLCASANLTSLEKGKNIHGKTLKLGYQNDVFVGTALVDMYAKSGEIESSKRVFIRMREKNEVSWTAMIQGLAENGFAKESLELFQEMEKTGRVEPNELILLAILFACSHCGLVNRGLDYFNSMKTLYNIKPNERHYTCVVDMLSRAGRVSEAEDLIKSMPCEPEVNAWAALLSGCKTYGEDEIAERTAAKIQELAAKKSGGYVLLSNVYASAGKWPEVMKTRKLMKEKGLKKNGGCSWIEVRNELHLFYSQDGTHNDLNEIFGVLELFKYDMLPIS